From Natronogracilivirga saccharolytica:
GGCCTCCATGGGAATCTACGTATTTAAGACAAAGCGATTGCTTGAACTTTTGTTGCAGGATGCCTTTAACGATCAGTCTACCCATGACTTCGGACGTGATATCATTCCGGCAGCACTAAATACACGAAATGTATTTGCCTGGCCATTTGTAGATGAGGTATCCGGGAAGCCGGAATACTGGAGAGACATTGGTTCCATTGATTCTTACTGGCAGGCAAATATGGATCTTTTTGACCCGACTCATTGTATGGATATTTTTAATCCGAATTGGCCCATCAAGTCCATCCCGCAAGATCGTCCTCCTACTTTTTTACATGGTAAAAATGACCATAGTAATAATATTAACCATTCCATGATCTCTGCAGGATGCATCATTGCCGGTTGCAGATCGGAGAATTCGATTATATCGGATGGGGTAAAGATGCAAAACTCCCTCATCAGAAATTCGATTATACTGCCGGATGCCGTAATCGGATCCGGTTGCCGGATACATAACGCGATCATTGACAAAAACACCGTTATACCGGATGGATTGGTTATCGGAGAAGACCGGGAGCAGGACAGTAAATGCTTTCATGTAAGCCCCGGGGGAATCAGACTGATTACTTGTGAGATGGTGCAAAATTATGTTAATGAAAAACAAGCATCGGCCCCATTAAAAGTACTTCCATCAAAAAGACATTATCAACTATACCCCTTACACAAGGATCACTATGCTTCGTAAAATGAGTCCGGGGTAAAATTGACAATCACGCATTTACCCTTTGATCTGTGCGTGGACATCAACTGTACCCGGATAATTAATTCTGCCTCATTTCTGTCCGGGCATTTTCAATGGCACTTTGAAGTCTTTGCAGTTCACTTTTCAGTTGAGCTCCATTATCCGAGACATTGTTGGAAATTGAAGTAATTGACTCAATACCATTTCTTGTCAGGTCATTCGATAAAAACTGTTCGATTTCATTTATATCTGACACATATTCTTTGAATGCCTCTTTCACACCGACATTGTTCTGAGCAATTTTGTCGTAGGTCTCGGCAAGCTCTGCACGCCGTTCATCACTTCGTGCCTGGATGTCAGGATTATCATACTGCTGGCCATTCTTGTCCCATTTCTCAAAATATGCTTTTCCGGCTTCTTCCATCTCTCTGGCATGTTTGGCAAAATCCCGTTCCATTCTTTTTGTTTTTGAGGCATTCTCGGAAAACAGGTCAAATGCTCTGTTCAAATCTGACTGACCCGGTCTCGTAAGATCATCAAGGGAAGCTCCTGTAGCATCGAGCTGCACAACAATTCTCTTGATATCATTGTCTACCGTTTGCATTGTGGATTGAACGTCTTCAGACCGCTGCATGCTCGTGGTGGAGCAGGCTGCTACCGCAATGACTGCTGCAAGACTAAACAGCAAAAAGGAATTATAAGGTGTTATTATTTTTTTCATAATCGTTTGCATTGGCTACTGCGAAAGTGCAGTTCAGTTGTGAAATGTTTGTCACTAAGCAATTTGCCAATACTGCAGGTATTTACTCTTATATATTACTGTCAGAAGGTTACATAGATTACTGCATTATAAAGCAGTGATATATATAAACATTATTTTTCATGTTGTAATAATTTTCTGTCCTTTTAACAGGATATTGTTATTGAATTATGGGTTTCATGATAACATGCTTATATCATGTTATACATCGTGACATATATAATATTATATATGTCAAACTCGCATATTAAATAACAAATAAACAGAACTACAATGATATACTATATAGACACACAGTGCTTTTTTGTTATTGCATTAATAAAGCAAATCCTGCAGTCTTATTAGTGATTTAATGTCTGTTTATTATAATAATACCCAAGATGGAGGGAACAATGTTTTACAAAAAAGCGGATTCTTTCTGGCTCATTAAAGATTCGGTGATCGGTGATGGTAAAATGACTATCCCGACGAATACAAGCATTGCCGGATTATTAAAAATGGATATTGAATGTACGGGAAAAGTAGTTGTTGCAGCATCCGGAGAAGTGCGTGGCTCCATAAGAGCTTCCGAAGTACAGATTTATGGAGAAGTTGCCGGTGATATCACTGCCAGTGAAGGACTTACCATTTACAAGAGCGGCGTGGTAAAGGGAAATATCTCTTCGAAAAAACTTGTTATTGAAGAAGGTGCGAAATGCAATTTCCGGATGACGGTTGGAGAGCATATAAAACCTGTACTGATAAAGAACGGTTCTTCCAAAGTTCCTGAAGTTGCAGGGATGGGTATTATTTCGCAATAAAGTCTTACATAATTATATGCCTATGTATTAGGTCTGCTGATCCCTGCAACACATAAATCAGTGATATATATAAACATTATTTACTTAAATGTAATAATCACTGGCTATTTTATCAGATATTGTCAGAACTACCCCCCCCACAGGCACTTTATGCGCTCCCACTCAGAATCCCATATAACTATTCGAAGGGCAAACGGAGTGGGAGCGTAGTGTCTGGCTTTACAATCGTAAAGCGATATCGTAAATACCTGATCTGAGAGAGTGCCAGAGGTGTTGAAAAAATGACGAATCAGAATTACGCACGTGATCAATTTCTCCTGTGCGTACTTCATCATTGGAATCGGCTAAATTATCAGCTCTCAGTACAGCTTCGTTAGCTATAAAGCTCTTTATGGAATTCGTAAAACTTGTGTCATAATCATCCATATCAATAATTTCCATTTTCAGATCTTCATATACCAGATGCATGCTGCCTGAACTGGTGTCGTCTGTCATTTCAAAATAAAATTCAAGTTCATGAGCAAACCCACTCACGACTTCCATCCCTTCCAGATCCATAAAAATGGAATTCAGCTGTTTTAAATCGAATGGATGCAAATTACCGGATCCGGTCATATGAAAAGGTCCGTCATGTAGTGAAAAATGTAATTCGGTGTTGAGTTCAGAGTGATTTTGAAGGTACGTAACGGCATTAAGGCTGGCCGGGAGTTGGGAAAGCGAGTTTACATCAGTAATCTGAATAGTGGAATTCATAAAAGAGATCGTACCGGGACGAGTGCCTTCTTCATCTTGTTCAGAGTATTGTATGTTCGTATTTCTGAAGAACAGGGAGTCGAATTGAATGGCAACCGGCAGATTCTGAATAGTTTTATTGAGTAATGTCGGATCTTTTTTATCCGGCTTTTCGGGCAGTTGTTTGTCTTTGGCCACATGAATGCTGAATGCATCGAAATCCAGAGATCGGGCTTTTACGGTTTTTTTATTGTGAAAGGCAGCCGGATCAATTCCAGCGGCCGTAAAATTCACTATTTCGATATCAAACATGTTTGCTTCGAACTCCCGGGATCTCATAAACTGAAAATATCCTCCCACCGGAATCAGTTTCATGGACGATAATGTCAGGAGACTATCCTGATGTTCGAAATTAAATCCGGAAAGAGAAAGCCGATACCGATCCT
This genomic window contains:
- a CDS encoding DUF2959 family protein codes for the protein MKKIITPYNSFLLFSLAAVIAVAACSTTSMQRSEDVQSTMQTVDNDIKRIVVQLDATGASLDDLTRPGQSDLNRAFDLFSENASKTKRMERDFAKHAREMEEAGKAYFEKWDKNGQQYDNPDIQARSDERRAELAETYDKIAQNNVGVKEAFKEYVSDINEIEQFLSNDLTRNGIESITSISNNVSDNGAQLKSELQRLQSAIENARTEMRQN
- the glgC gene encoding glucose-1-phosphate adenylyltransferase; this encodes MENKFSHREKKPEVMTMILAGGRGSRLSKLTEWRVKPAVPFGGNYRIIDFVLSNCINSGLRHIGVLTQYKSQSLTRHLVNGWNFLNNGFDGFMETISAQMRNKDEWYEGTADSIYQNIDLIQKYSPENILILGGDHIYKLDYNRLLSFHAEKQADVTVGCIEVSIKDAKSFGVMTTNTDHKITGFEEKSANPVTIPGNRNRCLASMGIYVFKTKRLLELLLQDAFNDQSTHDFGRDIIPAALNTRNVFAWPFVDEVSGKPEYWRDIGSIDSYWQANMDLFDPTHCMDIFNPNWPIKSIPQDRPPTFLHGKNDHSNNINHSMISAGCIIAGCRSENSIISDGVKMQNSLIRNSIILPDAVIGSGCRIHNAIIDKNTVIPDGLVIGEDREQDSKCFHVSPGGIRLITCEMVQNYVNEKQASAPLKVLPSKRHYQLYPLHKDHYAS
- a CDS encoding bactofilin family protein — encoded protein: MFYKKADSFWLIKDSVIGDGKMTIPTNTSIAGLLKMDIECTGKVVVAASGEVRGSIRASEVQIYGEVAGDITASEGLTIYKSGVVKGNISSKKLVIEEGAKCNFRMTVGEHIKPVLIKNGSSKVPEVAGMGIISQ